A single Tuberibacillus sp. Marseille-P3662 DNA region contains:
- a CDS encoding winged helix-turn-helix transcriptional regulator, translated as MSRQEHMTFNCDKELTLSVIGGKWKMLIMWHLGNQGTKRFGELRKLIPNITHKILVKQLRELEEDCIVHREVYPVVPPKVEYSLTEHGESLMPILVSMYDWGRNYRKNVIEKNSEHVSQ; from the coding sequence ATGAGTCGCCAAGAACATATGACGTTTAACTGTGATAAGGAATTAACACTGTCAGTCATCGGTGGCAAATGGAAAATGCTGATTATGTGGCATCTAGGGAACCAAGGGACGAAGAGATTCGGTGAATTACGTAAACTCATCCCGAATATCACGCATAAAATACTTGTTAAACAGCTGCGCGAACTTGAGGAAGATTGTATTGTCCATCGAGAAGTGTATCCTGTTGTACCACCCAAAGTAGAATATTCACTTACGGAACACGGGGAAAGTTTGATGCCCATTCTTGTATCAATGTATGACTGGGGCCGAAATTATCGGAAAAATGTCATTGAAAAGAACTCGGAACACGTGTCTCAGTAA
- a CDS encoding GntR family transcriptional regulator has protein sequence MRSLYEQVYQSLKQDIGSDKYQAGDRLPSEKEVSESFQVSRITSKKALEKLAAEGFVYRQRGKGTFVAEDKKMNRQAKASNKKPLFGLVVTNFDDSFTSHLISSIEEASSNQCFIILKRSLGDPKREETIVKELLDFGVDGLIIFPAQAEHYSSEILKMVVNQFPFILIDRCFKSVAATSISTKNEEAAKLGINYLFELGHDHIGILSPYMIETTTIEARFNGIIEAYAEKQVRIDRDLWCSDIRSTAPIPQADIEEDIEVIKQHIQKNPHISALFAFEYNIAVLAKRAAEQLDLRVPNDLSILCFDGPEYNVLGWNFTRLKQNEQEIGKLAVNTLMDMCRHEPFTVRNERISATLIEGDSTSRLVMKEHPVQ, from the coding sequence ATGAGATCTTTATATGAACAAGTATATCAATCACTCAAGCAAGATATTGGTTCTGATAAATATCAAGCAGGTGACCGTCTACCGTCAGAAAAAGAGGTATCAGAATCATTTCAGGTAAGTCGCATTACGAGTAAAAAGGCTCTCGAAAAATTAGCAGCTGAAGGATTTGTTTACCGTCAACGGGGTAAGGGGACGTTTGTTGCCGAGGACAAAAAAATGAACAGACAGGCAAAAGCATCTAATAAGAAACCTTTATTTGGTCTTGTCGTCACTAATTTTGACGACAGTTTTACGAGCCACCTGATATCAAGTATAGAAGAGGCTTCATCAAATCAATGTTTTATTATATTGAAACGCTCATTAGGAGATCCAAAGCGGGAAGAAACGATTGTTAAAGAGCTGTTGGACTTTGGCGTGGACGGTTTAATTATTTTCCCGGCACAAGCGGAACATTATAGTTCGGAAATTCTCAAAATGGTTGTAAATCAGTTTCCATTTATTTTGATTGATCGGTGTTTTAAATCAGTCGCAGCAACGTCGATATCCACAAAAAATGAAGAGGCGGCCAAATTAGGTATCAATTATTTGTTTGAGTTAGGTCACGATCACATTGGCATTCTCTCCCCGTACATGATTGAAACAACAACGATTGAGGCACGGTTTAATGGGATCATAGAGGCTTATGCCGAAAAGCAAGTGAGAATCGACAGGGATCTATGGTGCAGCGATATCAGAAGCACAGCTCCGATTCCTCAGGCAGATATAGAAGAAGATATTGAGGTAATCAAGCAGCATATACAAAAAAACCCCCATATTTCTGCTTTATTTGCCTTTGAGTATAATATTGCTGTGTTAGCCAAACGAGCGGCCGAACAACTTGACCTGCGCGTGCCCAATGATCTGTCGATTCTTTGTTTTGATGGACCAGAGTACAATGTGCTTGGTTGGAATTTCACACGCCTGAAACAGAATGAACAAGAGATCGGGAAGTTAGCCGTTAATACGCTGATGGACATGTGTCGTCATGAACCGTTTACAGTTAGAAACGAGAGAATATCAGCTACATTAATAGAAGGGGATTCAACATCAAGGTTAGTGATGAAGGAGCATCCTGTACAATAG
- a CDS encoding alpha-mannosidase, translating into MFWTVEKLDQRIKELNVYRYRNAQLISTFATSMDEEGAIGERPSEAGSWQTMQVGDRWEGRDKYLWLKTDISIPDDWKGRKIVGVFDFGKTGGGTNSGFESLLYLNGEPYQGVDMNHQEVFFDSSFAGTTIELCFRLWSGLEGGGVPTLQEHQLKTAYLACLDEKVDDLYFTATAAIETVKTLQESQPERQTLLHALNQAFHDIDWSYPGSDDFYETIYQAQAFLNEAIDNMPKNHPVTVQAIGHTHIDVAWLWRLKHTREKAARSFSTVLRLMEQFPDYTFLQTQPQLYEYIKQDYPEIFQQIEKRVEEGRWETEGGMWLEADCNLTSGESLVRQLLLGTKFFRQQFGKDSEYLWLPDVFGYSWALPQILVKSGIKTFMTTKISWSQYNKMPHDTFMWRGIDGTEILTHFITTPEDDRRFYTYNGKITAKTVKGIWEAYRDKDINQELLLSYGHGDGGGGVNREMLEMRRRLDNMPGLPKVKTGRADDYFTRLHDTIDQTNQYVHTWDGELYLEYHRGTYTSQAENKRMNRKMESLLRETEWMNTLNSVLLEDWSSYLSKELTESWKIVLRNQFHDIIPGSSIREVYEDSQQDYAQAHELAQLSWSHAAGTLVTGDDTQRFTIFNSSSTERSDLITIDCTESDRVWKDREGNLLDAQQTAEGQWLVNVNNIPSLGKTTIQYDKAYDQDERPSAFDISDHEVISPYYEMAWNRHGQLTKLVDRKRNRNVLAPQARGNVLQIFEDKPLNFDAWDIDLFYQEKMKEVTNFTRSEVIEEGPLRIVIRFTWTFGHSIISQNMVLYANHPRIDFETQVDWHERHQLLKVAFPVDIRATEATYDIQYGNVKRPTHWNTSWDYARFESVAHQWADLSETGYGVSLLNDCKYGHDIKDNVMRLTLLKSATHPDVEQDQGTHTFTYALLPHQGDWYEGQTVQHAWALNCPLTYQAGGSDHLSMFAVNRDHVMIDAVKKAEDTDQVIVRLHEFAGARSTVAMTSDLNIMSWQECDLLERAIETDKRIDQPFEFDIKPYEIKTFIVELSKN; encoded by the coding sequence ATATTTTGGACAGTTGAAAAATTAGATCAACGGATTAAAGAATTGAATGTTTATCGTTATCGGAATGCTCAATTGATTTCGACTTTTGCTACTAGCATGGATGAAGAGGGAGCTATTGGAGAAAGACCTTCAGAAGCTGGTTCATGGCAAACGATGCAAGTTGGAGACAGATGGGAAGGCCGGGATAAATATTTGTGGTTAAAAACAGATATATCTATTCCGGATGATTGGAAAGGGCGCAAGATCGTTGGCGTATTTGATTTTGGCAAGACAGGCGGAGGGACGAATTCCGGATTCGAATCCCTGCTCTATCTGAACGGTGAACCCTATCAGGGTGTTGATATGAATCATCAAGAAGTCTTTTTTGACAGTAGCTTCGCGGGCACAACGATTGAATTGTGTTTTCGCCTTTGGTCGGGCCTTGAAGGAGGAGGTGTCCCGACCCTACAGGAGCATCAATTGAAGACGGCTTATCTAGCTTGTTTGGATGAAAAAGTTGATGATCTCTACTTTACGGCAACGGCAGCAATTGAAACAGTGAAAACCTTACAGGAGTCCCAACCCGAACGACAAACCTTGCTGCATGCGTTAAATCAAGCTTTCCATGATATTGATTGGTCGTATCCAGGTTCTGATGATTTTTATGAAACCATCTATCAGGCGCAAGCTTTTCTTAATGAGGCGATTGACAACATGCCCAAAAATCATCCAGTTACTGTTCAGGCGATTGGGCATACCCATATCGACGTGGCCTGGTTATGGCGGCTCAAGCATACGAGAGAGAAAGCCGCGCGCTCATTTTCCACTGTACTCCGATTAATGGAGCAATTTCCAGATTACACATTTTTGCAGACTCAACCTCAATTATATGAATATATCAAACAGGATTACCCGGAAATCTTCCAACAGATTGAAAAAAGAGTCGAAGAAGGGCGCTGGGAAACAGAGGGGGGAATGTGGCTGGAAGCGGATTGTAATTTAACCTCTGGTGAATCGCTTGTCCGGCAATTATTATTAGGGACAAAATTTTTCCGGCAACAATTTGGTAAAGATTCGGAGTACTTATGGCTGCCGGATGTGTTCGGCTACAGCTGGGCCCTTCCGCAAATTCTAGTGAAGTCGGGTATTAAAACATTTATGACGACGAAAATTAGTTGGAGCCAGTATAATAAAATGCCGCATGATACATTTATGTGGCGCGGGATAGACGGAACGGAAATCTTGACCCATTTCATTACGACACCCGAAGATGATCGCAGATTCTATACGTATAATGGAAAAATTACAGCGAAAACAGTGAAAGGGATATGGGAAGCTTATCGTGATAAGGATATCAATCAAGAATTATTGCTATCTTATGGCCATGGAGATGGGGGCGGCGGTGTTAACCGTGAGATGCTAGAAATGAGAAGACGGTTAGATAACATGCCCGGGCTACCTAAGGTGAAAACCGGGAGAGCCGATGACTATTTCACCCGGCTTCATGATACGATCGATCAAACGAATCAATATGTCCATACATGGGATGGAGAATTGTATTTAGAATATCACCGTGGCACCTACACAAGTCAGGCTGAGAACAAGCGGATGAATCGAAAAATGGAGTCCCTCTTAAGAGAAACCGAATGGATGAATACGCTGAACAGTGTTCTGTTAGAAGATTGGTCGAGTTATCTCAGCAAAGAACTGACAGAAAGTTGGAAGATTGTATTGCGGAACCAGTTCCATGATATTATTCCGGGATCGTCGATTCGTGAAGTCTATGAAGATAGTCAGCAAGACTATGCCCAGGCTCATGAGCTTGCTCAGTTGTCATGGTCACATGCTGCAGGAACATTAGTCACCGGCGATGATACACAGCGGTTCACCATTTTCAACTCATCCTCTACGGAGCGAAGTGACCTTATTACAATTGACTGCACAGAGTCAGATAGAGTATGGAAAGATAGAGAGGGTAACCTGTTAGACGCACAACAAACGGCGGAGGGGCAGTGGCTCGTCAATGTCAACAATATTCCTTCTCTAGGCAAAACGACGATTCAATATGACAAGGCTTATGATCAGGACGAAAGGCCATCAGCCTTTGATATCTCTGATCATGAAGTGATATCTCCCTATTATGAGATGGCTTGGAACCGTCATGGTCAGTTAACCAAACTCGTCGACCGGAAAAGAAACCGCAATGTGCTAGCTCCACAAGCCCGAGGGAATGTGTTGCAAATATTTGAAGATAAACCGTTGAATTTTGATGCCTGGGACATTGATTTGTTTTATCAAGAAAAGATGAAGGAAGTGACCAATTTTACCCGTTCTGAGGTCATCGAAGAGGGTCCGCTTCGAATAGTTATCCGGTTCACTTGGACATTTGGACATTCAATCATCTCACAGAATATGGTTCTATATGCGAATCACCCGCGTATCGACTTTGAAACCCAGGTTGATTGGCATGAACGACACCAGCTGCTTAAGGTGGCTTTTCCAGTTGATATCCGGGCTACAGAAGCGACTTATGATATCCAGTATGGCAATGTCAAACGTCCAACGCATTGGAATACAAGCTGGGATTATGCCCGATTTGAGTCGGTCGCTCATCAATGGGCTGATCTCTCTGAGACGGGCTATGGGGTTAGTCTATTAAATGATTGTAAGTACGGGCATGACATTAAGGATAACGTGATGAGACTCACTCTTTTAAAATCAGCTACACATCCCGACGTGGAACAAGACCAAGGGACACATACTTTTACTTATGCCTTATTGCCGCACCAGGGAGATTGGTATGAAGGGCAGACAGTGCAGCACGCATGGGCATTAAATTGTCCATTAACCTATCAAGCGGGTGGTTCAGACCATTTATCCATGTTTGCTGTCAATCGTGATCATGTCATGATTGATGCCGTGAAAAAAGCGGAAGATACTGATCAAGTGATTGTTCGTCTTCATGAATTTGCTGGTGCAAGGAGTACGGTAGCCATGACGAGTGATTTAAATATCATGTCATGGCAGGAATGTGACTTACTAGAGCGTGCCATAGAGACAGATAAACGAATCGATCAACCATTTGAATTTGATATCAAACCCTATGAAATTAAGACTTTTATTGTTGAACTAAGCAAAAATTAG
- a CDS encoding carbohydrate ABC transporter permease, with translation MNRLKWEKVMPYVILTAIGCFFLLPLLWMLFASFDPNAQQSLTLPDALTFDNFVSILVDPANIRAFIIGLFLSLGQATLVVVVAGMAAYPLSRYTLKYKQPFMYTILFMTALPITAVMVPVYQMFLFLNLQDSLVGTMLFLTASGLPYGIWMMKNFMDAVPLELEESAWVDGSSVWKGLRKVVAPLMIPGICTVAIFTFSMSWGNFFVPYILIQTPEKFPASVTIYQFFGNYGLVEYGKLAAFSFIYTLPAVILYIFSQRFMSQGFSLGGATKG, from the coding sequence ATGAACCGTTTAAAATGGGAAAAAGTGATGCCATATGTGATTCTCACAGCAATAGGTTGTTTCTTTTTGTTACCGTTGTTATGGATGTTGTTTGCGTCGTTTGATCCCAATGCACAGCAATCTCTCACTTTACCGGATGCGCTAACGTTTGATAACTTTGTCTCAATATTAGTCGACCCAGCTAATATTCGAGCCTTTATCATCGGATTGTTTCTGTCTTTAGGTCAAGCGACACTCGTTGTGGTCGTTGCCGGAATGGCAGCTTATCCGCTTTCGCGTTATACTCTTAAGTATAAACAACCTTTTATGTATACCATCTTATTTATGACGGCCTTACCGATTACGGCGGTGATGGTTCCGGTTTATCAGATGTTTCTATTTTTGAATTTGCAGGATTCGCTCGTTGGCACGATGTTATTTTTAACAGCTTCAGGGCTGCCATACGGGATATGGATGATGAAAAATTTTATGGATGCCGTTCCGTTGGAATTGGAGGAGTCAGCATGGGTTGATGGATCGTCTGTGTGGAAAGGACTGCGCAAGGTGGTCGCTCCCCTTATGATTCCAGGAATATGTACGGTGGCGATTTTTACCTTTTCCATGAGTTGGGGGAATTTCTTTGTTCCTTATATTTTGATTCAAACACCAGAAAAATTCCCGGCTTCCGTTACGATCTATCAATTTTTCGGGAATTACGGTCTGGTTGAGTACGGAAAGTTAGCTGCTTTCTCATTCATTTATACATTGCCGGCCGTTATTCTCTATATTTTTTCACAACGATTTATGTCCCAAGGATTTAGCCTCGGGGGAGCGACAAAAGGATAA
- a CDS encoding carbohydrate ABC transporter permease, translating into MNADPVRSTSHVKRQKRKKDATLLRSILFLFPSWILLLIFFVGPIVLTFYFSFTDLALTGAGAQSTEFTGFDNFVSMFHDPDFRISVVKTIIFLLLSAVIGQQVLGFLLAILMKERNKSFRRIIGIIVIAGWVTPEIVVAFCWVAFLSDNGTLNMILESMGLHSITWLYSFPMISVCIANIWHGTAFSMMVFQASLDDVPKTIEEAAIIDGASRFQVLIRVILPMVKGSIVTNMILVTLQTLGVFTLIYTMTGGGPGTATQTLPIFMYNQAFVNYQLGYGTAISLVLLIIGIIASLSYIRSMKVKL; encoded by the coding sequence ATGAATGCCGATCCAGTTAGATCAACATCTCATGTGAAGCGTCAAAAGCGGAAAAAAGACGCAACATTGCTTAGATCCATACTCTTTTTATTTCCTTCATGGATCTTATTATTGATTTTCTTTGTCGGGCCAATTGTTTTAACGTTTTACTTTTCTTTTACTGATTTAGCTCTGACTGGCGCGGGGGCTCAAAGCACTGAATTTACGGGGTTTGACAACTTTGTCAGCATGTTTCATGATCCGGATTTTCGGATTAGCGTGGTTAAAACGATTATCTTTTTACTTCTCTCAGCGGTCATTGGCCAACAAGTATTGGGCTTCCTTCTGGCGATTCTGATGAAGGAAAGAAACAAATCGTTTCGCCGGATCATTGGCATTATTGTTATTGCGGGATGGGTTACCCCTGAAATTGTTGTGGCATTTTGCTGGGTTGCGTTTCTAAGTGATAACGGAACATTGAATATGATATTGGAATCGATGGGGTTACACTCCATCACCTGGTTATACTCTTTTCCAATGATTAGTGTGTGTATAGCTAATATATGGCATGGGACCGCTTTTTCAATGATGGTGTTTCAAGCCTCTTTAGACGATGTTCCGAAAACGATCGAAGAAGCAGCTATTATTGATGGTGCCTCAAGATTTCAAGTGTTAATAAGAGTGATTTTGCCTATGGTCAAAGGGTCGATTGTGACTAACATGATCTTAGTCACGCTGCAGACATTAGGTGTGTTCACATTAATTTATACCATGACCGGGGGAGGTCCCGGAACAGCGACCCAAACGCTTCCTATCTTTATGTATAATCAAGCTTTTGTCAATTATCAATTAGGGTATGGGACAGCGATATCGTTAGTGCTATTGATTATTGGCATTATTGCTAGTCTCAGCTACATCCGCTCAATGAAAGTGAAATTATAG
- a CDS encoding ABC transporter substrate-binding protein produces the protein MSLWLIKKKGLAVASMILACLVVMSACSSGTSSTNEEGDSKKELSITFRSGGGTNKGLIDWLNHEIIPEFEKAHPDVNVNLAPLEVSEGDYFAKIALLLKSKNTAPDIVTEDTFMINSDASAGYLEPLDDRVKNWSEWDKYIEKIKKGVIAQDGKVYGVPYNTDSRGLWYNKELFEQAGLPVPWEPKNWDDILQAATTIKETFGDDVVPLWMNSGKATGEATSMQTFEMLLYGTGDPLYDQASQKWIVKSDGILNTFKFIDTVYENGLGPSLSKVLNGQGGTVAYQQLMPQGKLAIGLDGIWQTGNWHEDGPAPWPEAFDALGYAPMPTEKGQEPGTTSMSGGWALSIPKNSNSKDLAWEFIKMASSQEHNLSLLLKERSLTPRKDVAKESDYKDMPMFEKATEFLKTTHFRPAVAKYPNVSTTIQSLVEDVVTDKLTPQEAAKQYKKNVTDIVGQDKVMEE, from the coding sequence ATGAGTTTGTGGTTGATCAAGAAGAAAGGCTTAGCCGTTGCTTCAATGATCTTGGCTTGTCTGGTTGTTATGTCAGCCTGTTCATCTGGTACATCAAGCACCAATGAAGAAGGAGATTCCAAGAAGGAGCTTAGCATTACATTTCGCTCTGGAGGGGGCACGAACAAAGGTCTTATCGATTGGCTGAATCATGAAATCATACCGGAGTTTGAGAAAGCCCACCCTGATGTCAATGTAAACCTAGCTCCGCTTGAAGTGTCTGAAGGGGACTATTTTGCTAAAATCGCCCTCCTGCTTAAATCTAAAAACACAGCTCCAGATATCGTGACGGAAGACACATTTATGATCAATTCCGATGCCAGTGCAGGCTACCTTGAGCCGCTAGATGATCGTGTGAAAAATTGGAGTGAATGGGATAAATATATTGAAAAGATCAAAAAGGGCGTCATTGCACAGGATGGCAAGGTTTATGGTGTGCCATACAATACCGATTCTCGTGGACTCTGGTACAACAAGGAACTTTTCGAACAGGCAGGACTTCCTGTCCCGTGGGAACCTAAAAATTGGGATGATATTTTACAGGCAGCAACAACCATTAAAGAAACATTCGGAGACGATGTGGTTCCTTTATGGATGAACTCCGGGAAAGCCACGGGTGAAGCCACCTCCATGCAAACGTTCGAGATGTTATTGTACGGAACAGGTGATCCTTTATACGATCAAGCATCCCAAAAATGGATTGTGAAAAGTGACGGGATTTTAAATACATTCAAGTTTATTGACACGGTCTATGAGAACGGACTTGGCCCAAGTCTTTCTAAAGTATTAAATGGGCAAGGGGGAACTGTGGCTTACCAACAATTAATGCCTCAAGGTAAGCTTGCGATTGGGCTTGATGGTATTTGGCAAACAGGGAACTGGCATGAAGATGGACCGGCACCATGGCCGGAAGCGTTTGATGCCTTAGGTTATGCTCCCATGCCAACGGAAAAAGGTCAAGAGCCTGGAACCACGTCTATGTCAGGAGGCTGGGCCTTATCTATTCCGAAAAATTCCAATAGTAAGGATTTGGCCTGGGAATTTATCAAAATGGCTTCTAGTCAAGAACATAACTTGAGTCTGCTGCTGAAAGAACGGAGCCTGACTCCTCGTAAGGATGTTGCTAAAGAATCCGATTACAAAGATATGCCGATGTTTGAAAAGGCGACAGAGTTTCTGAAGACGACCCATTTTCGTCCGGCTGTAGCCAAATATCCCAATGTATCAACGACCATTCAATCACTTGTAGAAGATGTCGTTACCGATAAGTTAACCCCCCAAGAGGCAGCCAAACAATATAAGAAAAATGTTACAGATATAGTGGGTCAAGATAAAGTGATGGAAGAGTAA
- a CDS encoding endonuclease I family protein has product MSLSREQKERLLSVSTDRHRLSTILSHLTETITNIHKDEKAYYDEEQDKQTIEEYYRNIDFDSPNDDIMQSLKRLLQDTHTNKVQYDPSEYVYPWVDLRPDGHLASIYSGQKRQAEEVIREDYETSIKRKEEIKKVMDEDQDKARAQLVRIASDLKYNCEHTVPQSWFNEQEPMRGDLHHLFTCEPVCNSIRSNYPYHDFSDYEPGQVNIKKVEEGCGKADQGLFEPAYAKGTVARAVLYFLLRYPDDIEPTYKDDIDTELLLNWHQSHPPDLYEKHRNQAIYDIQGNRNPFIDFPEAMNDLNEEPM; this is encoded by the coding sequence ATGTCCTTAAGCCGCGAGCAAAAGGAAAGACTTCTTTCGGTATCAACCGATCGCCACCGTCTCAGTACCATCCTCTCACACCTTACAGAAACGATAACCAACATCCATAAAGACGAAAAAGCCTATTATGATGAAGAACAAGATAAGCAAACAATTGAGGAGTATTATCGCAACATTGATTTCGACAGTCCTAATGATGATATCATGCAGTCACTCAAACGGCTTCTCCAAGACACGCATACTAACAAGGTGCAGTACGACCCAAGTGAGTATGTTTATCCCTGGGTTGACTTACGACCGGATGGGCATCTCGCGAGTATTTACTCCGGGCAGAAGCGTCAAGCAGAAGAGGTTATAAGAGAGGACTATGAAACCTCCATAAAGCGTAAAGAAGAGATCAAAAAGGTGATGGACGAGGATCAAGATAAGGCAAGGGCCCAACTGGTACGCATCGCAAGCGACCTCAAATATAATTGTGAGCATACCGTGCCGCAATCTTGGTTCAATGAACAAGAGCCGATGCGCGGTGACCTTCACCACCTATTTACCTGTGAACCTGTTTGCAACTCCATTAGAAGCAATTATCCTTACCATGATTTTTCCGATTACGAGCCGGGTCAAGTGAATATTAAGAAGGTAGAAGAAGGGTGTGGCAAAGCCGATCAAGGCTTATTTGAACCGGCATATGCTAAAGGAACGGTTGCTCGAGCTGTGTTATATTTTTTATTAAGGTATCCTGATGACATTGAACCAACCTATAAGGATGATATTGACACAGAACTGTTACTCAATTGGCATCAGTCCCATCCGCCTGATCTTTACGAAAAACACCGTAATCAAGCCATCTATGACATTCAAGGAAATCGTAATCCATTTATAGATTTCCCTGAGGCAATGAATGATTTAAACGAGGAACCAATGTGA
- a CDS encoding S8 family peptidase, producing the protein MSERKRVWFEEAGRLLDPGLVDQLRRKRQEDPYETRSHYDTLPVIVYLAKDIDQHKKDDMFKTCHADSHNLLRDEFYFKNAVHGNMTPDMIKYIKDHEAVDRIFYDRDVSAFLNVASREIGAVDIQKDQGFTGKGVTVAVIDTGVYPHDDLTTPTDRVIAFKDFVNNQEEPYDDNGHGTHCAGDVAGNAYRSDGSYIGPAPEASVVGVKVLNQQGGGRLSTIIKGIEWCISHKESLNIRVISLSLGAEAVEPYRDDPLAQTAQEAWHAGIVVCAAAGNSGPKPMTISTPGIDPFIITVGATNDQNTLPRSDDQIARFSSQGPTVDSLVKPDIYSPGTDIISLLAPDSALESQLPEQIVGDYYLQLSGTSMATPICAGVVAQMLEANPYLSPNDVKSILQTAAQPTLDDQWGYIDAKSAIDMAKTYPRYEQTSTESN; encoded by the coding sequence ATGAGTGAAAGAAAAAGAGTCTGGTTTGAAGAAGCTGGCCGTCTACTAGATCCTGGTTTGGTCGATCAACTGAGACGCAAACGACAAGAAGACCCCTACGAAACAAGAAGCCATTATGACACCCTGCCGGTAATCGTCTATTTAGCCAAGGACATTGATCAGCACAAAAAGGATGATATGTTTAAGACTTGTCATGCCGACTCGCATAATTTACTTCGCGACGAATTTTACTTTAAAAATGCTGTACACGGAAATATGACACCGGATATGATTAAGTATATTAAGGACCATGAAGCAGTCGACCGTATTTTCTATGATCGAGATGTATCTGCCTTTCTCAATGTTGCAAGCAGGGAAATTGGGGCCGTCGATATCCAAAAGGATCAGGGATTCACTGGTAAAGGCGTAACGGTTGCTGTCATTGATACGGGTGTCTATCCTCATGATGACTTAACAACACCTACGGACCGGGTAATCGCATTTAAAGACTTTGTGAATAACCAAGAGGAACCGTATGATGATAATGGCCATGGGACGCATTGTGCTGGTGACGTAGCCGGAAATGCGTATCGATCAGATGGCAGTTACATTGGGCCTGCCCCTGAAGCGTCAGTGGTCGGGGTCAAGGTCTTGAATCAACAGGGAGGCGGAAGATTATCAACCATTATAAAGGGGATTGAATGGTGTATCAGTCATAAGGAATCACTTAATATCCGTGTTATTTCCCTTTCTCTTGGAGCTGAAGCTGTTGAACCTTATAGAGATGATCCTTTGGCACAAACGGCACAAGAAGCGTGGCATGCAGGCATCGTCGTTTGTGCCGCAGCTGGGAACAGCGGTCCTAAACCAATGACAATTAGTACACCGGGTATCGATCCGTTTATCATCACTGTCGGAGCTACAAATGATCAGAATACCCTGCCGCGTTCAGATGATCAGATCGCACGCTTTTCGAGTCAAGGACCAACTGTCGATTCATTAGTCAAACCAGATATCTATTCACCGGGAACTGATATCATTTCCCTATTGGCCCCTGATTCCGCTTTGGAAAGCCAATTGCCTGAACAGATCGTTGGAGACTATTATTTACAGTTATCTGGTACATCAATGGCAACCCCGATTTGCGCCGGTGTCGTTGCTCAGATGCTGGAAGCGAATCCCTATCTTAGCCCCAACGATGTGAAGAGCATTCTTCAGACAGCGGCCCAACCGACACTGGATGATCAATGGGGATATATTGACGCAAAGAGTGCGATCGACATGGCCAAAACCTATCCCCGGTACGAGCAGACATCGACGGAATCAAACTAG
- a CDS encoding toxin-antitoxin system TumE family protein, protein MGTGLRKTSWPRITRDFDDIIEEIRPVPDDRNRRVIVFRDFSKLHCNEMIIQDEIEFFQYDLYDASGNIIIKFHSEPHERKAYQTETEPFHMHVKEDEKDLSASKRMSLDKRLREMDDILSFIKNSRHIQYLYLK, encoded by the coding sequence TTGGGAACCGGACTGAGAAAAACTAGTTGGCCGAGGATTACAAGAGATTTTGATGATATCATCGAGGAGATCCGCCCCGTTCCTGATGACAGAAATCGTCGAGTGATCGTTTTTAGAGACTTTAGTAAATTGCACTGTAACGAAATGATTATTCAAGATGAGATTGAGTTTTTTCAATATGACTTATATGATGCCTCTGGGAATATCATTATTAAATTTCATTCTGAACCTCATGAAAGGAAGGCTTATCAAACCGAAACTGAACCCTTCCATATGCATGTGAAAGAAGACGAAAAGGATCTGAGCGCATCTAAGCGAATGTCCCTTGATAAAAGATTACGAGAGATGGACGACATTCTTTCGTTTATAAAAAATAGTCGACATATTCAATACCTATATTTGAAATGA